cagagagaggcagagcatgagcggggaaggggcagagagagagggagacacagaatctgaagcaggctccaggctctgagctgtcagcatagagcccaacacggggctcgaactcatgagctgtgagatcatgacctgagccaaagtcagaagctcagctgactgagccacccaggcgcccctatacatttAATTCTTATACTGTAGTCAGATCATGTAGATTTGAAGTCTTACTCCACCAGTCACTGTCTAACCTAATTATTTTGTAGCACAACGTTAtttataaaacagggataatattAATCCTCACTTCAggtttcttttaaagattatgtGAGTTAACACATGCAAACCCATTCAAGTAGTTGGCAGATAGTAAGAGTTCAGTATAtgttggctatttttatttttattttttttgtttaattttttaaagagatttttattttaaaacttatagGAACATTATGCTCTAATTAttcctcttttcaaaaaaaaacccccaaaaccttTTCTTATAGCATATGCCCCATCTCTGTACCCCACCTTGCTCATCTTTCATCTCACTGCTGACTTGGGGTATCTACCTTATAGTGCATCTGTCTGCTTCACTTGGTGATACTGATGTCATTTGGAAATTCTCCAACTTCATTTGAGTTGGTTCCTCGCTAATCTGCCCTCACCCTCACTTCCTGCTTATCCACCTTTGTTTCTTGCCTTCGTGTCTCTCTCCAGAACTTCTCCCACAGTAACTCCTTCAGAAACTGCATCCCTCTGAAGAACTCGCATGATTTTCTTTGTGCTATCTGTGCCTCTCCAACTTCCCATTCCCATAATTTTCCCCACCTGGTTTAATCTCTGTTTTTTCAtagtaacaaatatttaatatgcttCAACCTTCACCTTTCTCTTTAAATTATAATCAAGGATAATGACTGGCCTGCTGCTTTGCAGTCTCTGAATCACTGTGGTAAACAACTTAGCTTTTCTGTGTCACGAGTGTTTCCTTAAATACCGTTAGACTTATTACCGGTGATTTCAATTATTAGGTTATCCAagactgatttaaaataaaattttctttttccacagagCCCGTAAAAGAAGTATGTTTCAAATGATTAAGACACCAATTAAGTGTATTTTACATTCCTGGGACCCCAACTTCTAATACAAACCAAGTGAATTTTAACTCCTGCTATGGTGTCTAGGCCATTCATGATTCTACATTGCcaattctgttctattttctgttttatattagaTGTTCCTGCAAGATTTATccaaatcatttcattttctgagTCACTCTTCTGGCAAATTAGCAGGAGTTATTCCTTTATAACCTTTATTAAGTGACACTTAAATGGCTTTTAAGGTCTCTTTAATGTGATCCCATTCTGTTTATCTGGAATGGTCCATCTTTTCCCTATTCCATGGCAGTTGGGCTCTTTAGTGAACTTTGTACACGATTTTCTTCTGTGTGTCAGTTCTTTTGATACTGGTGTGCTCTAAAACCAGCATGCTACTAAGTCTGAATTCAGTGTTCTCCTCTTTCATGATAACTCCAGCCTATGTTAATCTCTACCTTCTTTGAAGCTCCGTCCCAGCTCTACTATGGCTCTTTCATGAAAACTTGACATATATTCTTttagacttttttaaaactttatttatttatttattattattttttaaaatttacatccaagttagcatatagtgcaataatgatttcaggagtagattccagtgattcatcccctgtgtataacacccagtgcgcatcccaacaagtgtgtgtcttaatgccccttgcccatttagcccattcccccacctacaacccctccagcagccctcagtttgttctctgtatttaagagtctctgatgttttgacccctccctgtttttatattatttttgcttcccttcccttatgttcatctgttctgtgtcttaaagtcctcatatgagtgaagtcgtatgatacttgtctttctctgactaatttcgcttaacataataccctctagttccatccacatagttgcaaatggcaagatttcattctttttgattgctgagtaatacttcattgtatatatataccacatctttatccattcatctgtccatggacatttgggccttttccatactttggttattgtcaatagcactgctgtaaacattggggtgtatgtgccgcctttgaaacagcacacctgtatcccttggctaaatacttagtagtgtaactgctgggtcgtagggtagttctatttttaattttttaaagaacctccatactattttccagggtGTCTGCACCAGTTTAAAACCCTGTatactcatggggcacctgggtggctcaattggttacgtgtccaacttcggctcaggtcatgatctcacggttcgtgggttcaagccccgcgttgggctcggtgctgacagctcagagcctggagcctgctttggattctgtgtctccctctctcttttggacttctcctgctcgtgctctctctgtctctcaacaataaataaatgttaaaaaaaaattttttttaaaccctgtgTGCTCTTAAGACATCTTTTCTCATGATAATGCCCTTAAGAGAAAGTCCtatatcattttttgtttttataccaTTGCTGAGCTCACACTGGATATTTAACGAACATTTCATTAATTTACTGTTGTAAAGTCAGGCACTGTGGGATGCTTCTTATTCTTTCAGTGAGGCTTTTTTTTACGTTTCCTGAGGAGGattcaaagaaagcaaaaaaacccaTTACCATTTGCCAAGGTGTGAAAATTGTAGTTGAGAGGCAAAACAGCCatatcagatattttaaaattttatgagtgTGGAAGATTTGTTGGATGTACAATAACATTGCAGTTTTTTTCTAGCTAATTGTCAGAATGAGTGGTTTCGGGCAGCAGTGGGACTGTCCTGGAGGTTCAGAGAAAATGGAGCTTAAAGTTAAAGTACGCAAAAGATGAGAGGAGTCATTTTTTGAGATTATGGAACAATGGCTCCTCCCTAAAGAATATGTAAGTACTAAATAGGGTGAGGGTGATGAGGTAGAGCAAGTTAAGTTGGGAAAGGAACATGAGcaaaatattgtaattatttagAGTCTAGAATTCTTGGAACAGAAGGTATTTGTTCAGGACTAGAAAAATGCGTGCTTAGATACCATGAATGAATTCATTATAATGTATAGTTTTGTTCACCAGGCTGATTGCCCTGGATATTTCAGTTGGTTACTATTAGTTGAGGGAACCCAGGACGCTGCTTCCCATTAGTTGAAGCAGCGAGGAAAGAAGACAGGAACTTCACTCTGCATAAAGAAATGTGTAccgaaggggtgcctgggtggcttagtcggttgagtgtccgacttcagctcaggtcatgatctctctgctggtgagttcgagccccacatcgggctctgtgctgacagctcgaagcccggagcctgcttcggattctgtctccctctctctctgcccctcccccgctcacactctgtctctctctgtctctcaaaaatgaataaatgttaagaaaattaaaaaaaaaaatgtgtaccgGTGGCTATAGCCCACTGCTTGGCGCAGCTCCACAGAGAAGAAAGCGTGAGGTTAAAAGCTGGGGTGTTGTACTAACACTCCACAAGGAGAGAAATTCAGGAGGGGGATATAaccccttctccctctttttttaagtttatttatttaagcagttTCTACACAcaatatgaggctcaaactcatgaccccaagatcaagagccatgtGCTCCTCCaattgagccagtcaggcaccctccccccttttttagtGGAGAGATCGACTGGAGATTTGTAGTGTCTTGAGGATAGGAATGAAAAAATGTAACTTCAGGATAAAGTGACTTCAGCTTTCTAAGGACTAGGTTGTTGGGTAgattgaaagaaaatgtaaaaactgtACTTGTCAAATACAAATACAACAAATAGTTGTCATATATAGAAACCCAACCAGAATAAAAGCAATAGCAAGCAGACAGAATCTGTGCCTGGGCTTCCAAGGACACAGGAGAATGAATCCCAGCTGTTGTAGATTGGTGTCCTCTGCAGACATGTCTCACCTGTGATTTGGATGGAGTTAGAGGACTGGAGATGTAAGAATGTTCTTGAAGGTAACTGCCATTGTGCCAGGTGAttaagaggagaaagagatgTGAATGAGGGAAACGGGGAGCTGTCCTACCAGGGTAATCTAGGACCGGGGTGGTGGGGACTCTGATTCTGATCTGCTGCCTCCAGATCTGGTTTTTCCTCTGATATTTTCCCTTAACTCCAGAGTCTCTTGTTCCTCTGGTCACTCATCCATTGGTAGATCCCTGCAATAGGTCTCCATTCTGTGAGATAACCATGCATCAATGTTGAGCAACCTTTTGACTTCCTTTGTGCCCTACTCACTGTAACTTGTGCCTATTTAACTGTCTTTCCATAGGTCACAAGATAAGCCATCTGTTCTCATTATTGTCATTCATCTGCTCCCATTTCCTCTTCAGCAGTTTTATTCTTAAAGCTCAAGAGCAAGGCAAATACAGGATTGATTTCAGAATTAGATACTAGATTTGAAATCATGTTTCTTTCAATAACTGTTGATGGAAAAAATTAACGAGGCATGTCTTATTGTACTCCTTTTTAGAAGCTGATTGGCTACTTGTTGATGAATCAGAGAAGAACCAAGAAAGCAAAGACAATTTTTTGAATTCAGTTTTGTTCACCTTCAATAAAATTCTGACTATGGAGAGACTCCATGGTTATAACATGAGCACAAGCCTTAATCCTACAAGAAAAAAACCATATGAATGTAAATCATATGGGAAGAGTGTGCAGTCTACTTTAGATTTACTTAATTATAATACATACTATACTGGAGAAAACTCTTATGAATGCACTCAATGTGGGAAAACCTTCAAAAAGAAGTTTCATTTCAttagacatgaaaaaaatcatacaagAAAAAAGCCCTTTGAATGCAACGACTGTGGGAAAGCCTATAGCAGGAAGTCTCACCTTACATCTCATCAGAAAATCCATAATGGAGAGGGAGCCTTTGTGTGCAGTGATTGTGGGAAAGCATTTATGTACAGAGCACAACTGGTGGTCCACCAGAGacttcacactggagagaagccttATGAATGCCATCAGTGTGGGAAGTCATTCACTTGGAACTCTTCCTTTACCCAACATGTGAAATCTCATACACTCGAAAACTCGTttgaatgtaaagaatgtgggaaaaCCTTCAGGTATAGCTCATCCCTTTATAAACATTCTAGAtttcatacaggagagaaaccctaccGATGTATTGTATGTGGCAAAGCCTTTGGTAACACATCTGTGCTTGTTACGCATCAAAGaattcatacaggagagaaaccataTGGGTGTATTGAATGTGGCAAAGCCTTCATCAAGAAGTCACATCTCCTTAGACATCAGATAACTCATACAGGAGAAAAGCCCTATCAATGTAACAAATGTGGGAAAGCTTTTTCCCAGAAGTCAAATCTTATTGTACATCAGAAAACTCATACATAATATTCATGCTGTGAATATGACAAAGCCTTAAATATTAGATAAATCTTATTAAATCGAAAATTCATGGTGAAGAGAAATCCACCAATTTGGATTTGGCAAAGTAGATtcccataaaaaaataatgccagTCATGTTCTGAAAGTgataataaagtgttaaaaagatCACAGAAAACATTGATTTATAAATAATAGAGCATGGAGCTTAAAAAGTAGCATAAAATAATGAAGGAATTAGTGAAAACTACATTTACcttctctgatttttatttttataacaaattatcaAATATGCAAGTGTGAGTATAAAATGTTTACGTATTAAATTATATCTGTTAAGAGTGAAGCACAtatcattttttcttccaatcctaAAAACCTGCAAGTGAAAAAATGTGGTTTAATACGAAGTATGAATTTCAGTAATATTTTCATCCATTTGCTGGCACTTTTAATGGGCAAGGCAGTGTTACTGAATCTCAGTCTCCTCTTTAATTATAAAACTTGTTAAAAAGATGTTTTCCTGTGTATGTAAGCAGCAGAACAAACAATATACCAATTGAGAGGGGAAAAGCATTTGTA
This Lynx canadensis isolate LIC74 chromosome C1, mLynCan4.pri.v2, whole genome shotgun sequence DNA region includes the following protein-coding sequences:
- the ZNF684 gene encoding zinc finger protein 684 is translated as MINFQGSVTFQDVAVDFTPEEWQLLDCDQRTLYWDVMLENFRNLTAVGGPVTKTKVIFKEEQGQESWMVEGENPCWRYPEADWLLVDESEKNQESKDNFLNSVLFTFNKILTMERLHGYNMSTSLNPTRKKPYECKSYGKSVQSTLDLLNYNTYYTGENSYECTQCGKTFKKKFHFIRHEKNHTRKKPFECNDCGKAYSRKSHLTSHQKIHNGEGAFVCSDCGKAFMYRAQLVVHQRLHTGEKPYECHQCGKSFTWNSSFTQHVKSHTLENSFECKECGKTFRYSSSLYKHSRFHTGEKPYRCIVCGKAFGNTSVLVTHQRIHTGEKPYGCIECGKAFIKKSHLLRHQITHTGEKPYQCNKCGKAFSQKSNLIVHQKTHT